From the Conger conger chromosome 13, fConCon1.1, whole genome shotgun sequence genome, the window CAGAGGTATGGGAACCTCCACACATTTCCCAGCCCCACAATGTTCCCTGCCACTGCCAGGAGGAACTCCACCTtactcccccactgccccctctcctccaatgGCCTTTTTGCGGTCTCCCTCTCCTTATTCATCCCTTCTGCTGACCGTTCCATACTCTCTGACCTTATTCTCTGTCTAGACACAGCAACGTAGCAGGCTGATGTACCTGCAAACTGGGAGACACCTcctttcaatattttttgtgctgtGTAATACTGAAATTTTAACAttggccaaatgccaataatgtaatctaatgagCAGTGGCTCTCCTCCCATTTTGTCATGCTGAGAGTTCCGAAATTGCCAGAAGCTTCTGGATTATCTGGAATATACAAAATTAATGAATCAATCAGGCCAGCTCACAACACGCCAGGCACTGGCCAGAAATTATGGCCCTTggtgtttctcttggttagcacTGGTTTCCATCTTGCTACACTCAgaaattttgttattttagagTCATGAACAGCGACATATCTGATGCTAGAGAGGTTCTTTTGATGTTATTTTGGGATCACGTGTGACTTTCTGGTTAGTTCAGACTATGCCCTTGGAGGAATTATGGCAGGCCAGCCAGTCGTCTGGAATTCTTCTCCATCTGGAGATAATGGTTCTGGCTGTGGTTTGATGAAGtgccagagccttagaaatgtaACCATTCccagactgatatatttcaaCCGCTTTTTTCGCATCTTCTGGAGTTTCCTTTTATCATGGCGATTTGAGTTAAGTTCCGCACCGATCGCTACATGTTGAGCGTTTTACATGGTCTCACTCTGCGGAGAGTCGCCTGGGTAAGGAAATTCTTTACTTATCTCTCTCAGTAAATCAGGGACAGACCTTGCCTGTAGACTTCACTCCCTTCCAGATGCAGAAGTAGCAGATGACCCACATAAAGATGAGGCACAGGAGCAGCTCCCACCTCACACTGCCCACCTCGTCAATGCCCCCCGAGATCAGCAGCACACGTGTCCTGGGAGGGAAGCAGAGAAAATTAATTAGAAAAATGTTATATTACAAAATGAACTCTGAAAAAACCTTAACCCTAGCCCCACCTcacccaaaccataacactaACATTAAATTGTAATGATAATAAATGTAGAAAATTAAGCAAATTAAGCAAATTAAGCAAATTACACAAAtttcacaaatgaaataaatttaaattttcaaaaattcaaaagatttaaaaaattaggaaataaaacattctccCTAAAAaaacccttaccctaaccctcaACCAACCCTTACCCTAAACCccatcaccctcaccctcacccagataacattatattttaattatcaaaaatttagaaaatgacaaaaatttagaaaattaatgaaatggaaaaatagaaaaattccaaaaaatccaaaatacttcaatgacattcaaatgaaaataaataaaaaatttagaaattagaaacattaagaatatatatatttttttagaccccaaaaattcattaaaaaaattatattataaaattaggaaataaaacattctccCTAAAAAACCTTACTCTCACCCAACCGTAAGCCGAAACCCCATTACCCTTTTTTGGAAATTCCAAAAATGACAAGAAATGAACATATACAAAAATTTGAAAACATGtacagaaattacagaaattacaaaatagtgaattacatttaaattccaaaaatttcaaaaattcAAAGATTCAAAAATTCAAAAATCCAAAAATTCAAAAATTCTTTCAATATTCTAACATTATGTTTTAATTAtcaaaaatgtagaaatgtagaaatgcagaaattacagaaaaatccagaaatggaaaaattccaaaattattcaattacatttaaattataatttaaaaaaacatagcaAAAAAATTCgaaaaattacataaaaagaaattacaaaaatagcaaaaatgtaaaattaaaaaaagtaatgttatgaaattaacccaaaaaaaaacctaaccCTTACTCTCACCCCAAACCTAACCCCACCTCACCCAACcctaacattacatttaaattataacGAATggagaaaattacaaaaattacaaaaattccAGAAATGGAAAATTTCCCTAATTctttaaatacattgaaattataataaatacaaaaacattacaaaaaatgtaaatttagaaatgagaaaaattatgaataaaatgacaaaagaggcaaaaatgaacaaaatgcgaAAAttcctaaaagaaaaaaaagtgtatgaGGAAAATAGCAAACATTCTCCCTAAAAAACCCTAACCATAATCCTTAccctcactccaaccctaaccctattaccctcaccctaaccctaacgcttacattatgttttaattattaaaaatgtagaaaatgacaTGAATGACAAATTATCCAGAAATTCATATATACgaaaatgacagaaattacagaaatgaaaattacagaaattccAAAAATTGCAAAAtagttaattacatttaaattataatttaaagaaacattacaaaaaagttaaacatttggaaattagaaaaattacatataaagacattttaaaaatgtacaaaaatgtaatgttatgaaatGAACCCTAAAaaaaacctaaccctaacccttacccttatcctcaccctaaccctaaacctaacccCACCTCACCCAACCCTAACATTACgttttaattataataaatgtaGAATTCtaaattagaaattagaaattccaaaatacttaaatacatttaaattataatGAATGGAGAAAATTCCTAAAAAATCTCCTTAAAAAACCCTCCCCTAACCCGAAGCCTAAACCCCATTACCCTCAGCCTAACCCTAACACTTACATTATGTTTTAATGATCAACAATGTAGAAAATAACATAAATGACAAataattcagaaataaaaatatacgaaaatggcagaaattccagaaattccagaaatgaaaattacagaaattcccaaaattccaaaataattaatgacatttaaattataattgaaagaaacattacaaaaaaatgtaaaaaattttatttatttagaaattagaaaaattacatgtaaaaaattaagatttttatttattcatttaaatgacaCAAATTTTATATTACGAAATTAACCCTAAAAAAACCATAATCCTAACCCGTACCCTCACCCCCAACCGTAACCCTAATcccacctcaccctaacactaacatctCCCTaaaaaaccctaaccctaactgtaACCCTCAACCAACTCTAACcctgaaaattatattttaattatcaaaaatgtagaaaatgacaaataaaatccagaaatgaaaatatacaaaaatgaagaaaatttgTTGAAAAAGATGTTATATTATGATTTTataatgaattacaaaaattattcaaaaaataggaaaattacaaaaacaaaactttttttatctAAAAACTTACAAAACTTACAGAAATTccagaaatgaaaaaatgaattgccCAAATTCCAGAATACTTAAACTATAATTTATAtgaattatgaaaaatgtaaaaataaaatcataacaataatacaataatacaacaataataaaattacaaaatactaaaattcattgaaataaatgataataaggaattaggaaataaaacattctccCCAAAATTTTCAATGTAGAAAATTACAAAACTTACAGAAATTCCAGAAATTAAAAAAATCGAAATATTCCTAAAATTCCAGAGTACTTAAACTATAACTCATAtaaattatcaaaaaaaaaacctatttaccctcaccctaaccctcagactaacattatatttttattatcaaaaatgtagaaaatgactaaaatgtaggaaaatccagaaatgaaaaaatacaaaaattaagaaaattacaaaaatgttatattataattttataatgaattacaaaaattagaaaaaaaagggaaaattttttttttaaagattttaatgTCGAAAATTACAAACTTACAGAAATTCccgaaatgaaaaaatagaaaaatttcCAAAATTCCAGAATacttaaacaataaaaaaaagttagaacattttaatatttaaaaatgtaaaaaagagaataattaaattaaattaaatatgaatattacaaaaattacaaaaagtacaaaaaaattacataatacaaaaattcattaaaataaattatattgtaaTGATCAAaggcataaaaaataaaaaaatactaaaaattCCCAAAATTCCAGAATACTTaaactatattttatattaattatcaaaaataaaaagttcaaacatttaaatatttaaaaataatcagaAAAAATAGGAATATTAgaaaaatttataaaattattaaaaaaaattcaaaatacaaaaattcattaaaataaataatattaagaaattaggaaataaaacattctctCTAAAAAAAACCTAACCCTAAGCCTCAACTCAttaccctcaccctaaccctcagactaacattacagaaaattacaaaaaggacaaaaatgacaaacaatgttttattataattttataaagaattattattttcaatgtagAAAATTACAAAACTTACAGAAATTCCAGTAATGAAAAAAGATTCCCAGAATTCCAAAATACTTAAATAACATTGAAATGATAATAAATTaccaaaattttaaaaaatttaataaattgaGGTTTACATAGGTTCTGTAAACCTATGAAAAGACTGCAATAGGTTTACATCGCAAAGCACTTCCTTACACTCGCCTAATGGAACCGTTTTTGAGAACACATTAGGCTTCTGACATATATTTTAGCCATGGCAATTATCATCTTTCTGATCGGCGTGTTTCAGGGGGAGACAGGGCACAAACGTCAAGTTTAGGTTTtcacttaataaaaatatatacgcgTATATTAGAGTAAATATCTTTCATCCACAAAGTAGATCCAGTACATGTctttgctatatatatatataacagtcTACAGTCTCTATGTTGTCTGACTAAACTCATATGACACAGTTAATGCGTGATGACCCTGGTGTAAAtgctatgaccagtttgaaatgaccagctaccagctgtttcaaaacatcttgagctggtcaaaccatgttaactacagatgtggtctgaattgctcaaccagctaccagcggtttcaaaacctagcttgagctatttttttcattaggGGAATATCTGGAAATGGATGAGAGCAAGTGCTATGTATAACAGAGTAAGTACATGGCATacatggaatatacactcagtgatcactttattagatagacctgtacaccagattgttaatgcaaatatttaatcagccaatcatgtggcagcaactaaatgcatgattggctgattaaatattaagtcattattaaatatgaatctgttgttcagtccaaatgtcagaaaggggaagaaatgtgactttgactgtggaatgattgttggtgcctgacagggtggtttgagtatcacagaagctgttgatctcctgggattttcacggacaacagtctctagtgcaGGGGTACTCCTCTCCTGGAGGGTCGGTCtctgagctggtttttgttctaagcaattaccttaatttctttttctgacagctctataaatgatgttggttcacttctgtacttgagcacagtataATCTTttggatacacttgcagtctgaagCTGTAACTGGTACGTTTGCAAATATCTGATCAATACattatttagttaattaaataatgaacagcagaatttggcacaaaatcctgaaagggATTGGCCCTTGCGATGTGCCCCTTCTCTAGAGTTACAGATGTCAGCCAGCACACTTACTCCCAAAACTCGGTGGCTGCAGAAGAGGAGTTGTTGGGCTGTTTGGTCCAGTTTGCAATGAGGTTTTGATTGGAGAAGCACAGAGAGTAGCCTTTCCTAAATCATCAAACATACtcatcacacactgcagctgagGTATTTTAAACAGTCATAACTGTCACAGCAAACGAGTCATTCTGATACTGTTGAGTCTGATGTACTTAGTATATGCAGACAGCCATTATTAAACCAGGCTTTATACAATGGATAGGACCGGTCCATTGTCTCAAATGGTCAGTTTGTGTCCCAGCTgagccaatatccacaatacacgttaaatggaatgttcagaaATCATTTAATATTACTCCGCatttgtagatcaccgttatctaatttgtacccaaaatTAACCTAACCTAATGTTATCATCATTTAGCCATACCGCTGCTTAGCAACCAAGAAACTGTTCAGTAGTTCCACAAaaattgtctttcttttgtgaatttttgaaagatgaatgtggtaaccgttgtatgaaagcgttatggaacaagaacccgtggtatatcgtgaatattggcacagctagtggGATGGTTCGGCGCTATTGACATTTAACAAGTGTAAGGAAAGCAATGCAAAACTAATATCTTACAAAATCAATACTCTTATCCAAATATGGTATATCATATACAGtgaagtccgtaagtatttggatagtgacaCAATGTTTGTAGTTGGGGCTCCAgagcattgcatttgaaatgaaacgatgtAGACGGTCAGCTTtagtttgagggtatttacagacATATCAAGTGATCTATGTAGGAATCATGGCCCTTTTTAGTTTGAGACCTCCTGTCTACGTGTCTGCAGTGTGAAGGTGGAGTTAGAGCACTTTACACCACATTTCATACTTTACCTGAGTTCCAGGTGTTGGAGCAGCTGGCCAAGGGCAGCTCAGAGCTGAAGGAGAAGTACAGGTAGAAGAGGGCCCAGGCCAGGATGATGATGTAGCACATGCAACTGTAAATCAGGATCAGCTGACCTCCATAGCCAACCCCTGAGACACAAacagatactgtacacatagctatatacacatacacaaactcaatTAACAGCTGGCAATGCCAATCATTGGTTTGAACAGCTACTTTGTGCAATAAATGGTTATGAACATGCCTGCTGTGGGTTCTCTTCATATTTGTACTCCTGATTATTACACTGATGCATTCTGCTTTGAGAGAcactctggacaagagcatctGACAAATGGCAGTAATATATTGTGACTATTTCTTGCTTTATGATTATCCCATTTCTCCCTGCAAGAGTAGAGTCCACCTCTTTGCATATGATGGTTGTtctcgaggtatgctttggatcattgtcttgctggaataccaaacCTCTTCAAcatcaatgtctggactgacctttcaATTTcatgatatttggtggaatccattattccttccactcgcacaatatttcctgtgccctcagctgccacacaaccccaaagcataatggatccatctACATGGTAAACATggtcaattttggttttgtcagtccaaagcacattattCCAGAAgtcttcaggcttctcaatgttttcttttgcatacttcagatggtTAATTTTGTGTGGAGGtctttctttctggcaactgtaCCATGTAGGGCTTTGTtgttgtagtggaggcagaaatactgggggttttcaagaggCTTGGTACGTTGCTAGATACAATTGAGCTTTTAGGCAACTAAGCAGTAGATACACTTTGGGGTAAGAAACGGtgagcactgctgggctgaacattatgttatgttatgttatgttaagtttGAACGTTATGACACGCCAGAGGTTTCTGGCCTCTCACCCTCAGCCAATGGGCACAGCTTCCTCCAGCAGGTGATGGCCCCCTCCTGGGTGTACTGCCCCATGGCAGTCTCCAGCAGGAACAGGGGTATCCCACAGGTCACCACAAACACCAAATATGGCACAAGGAACGCTCCTGCAGATACACCCACAATCAAAGGTAACATTTCACTGaaatgaatatgtttatttccATGAAGCCAACAATCTGAAACAATGGCCGTGCATGGATCAGTGCACTTGCCTACGATTGAGTATGCTTACATAGTACAGtggatgagaaagttgttaAGTAGGTGAAATATTCTCTAAATGTAGTGTACTTAAGAtccctaataaagcgctcactgagttaTTTGCACTCATACCCTCACACGTACTCACTCAGAGattcactcatactcacactcacactcttactcTCACTAATATCCCCACTCACCACCGCGGTTCTTGTAGCAGAGGTATGGGAACCTCCACACCTTTCCCAGCCCCACTATGTTCCCTGCCACCACCAGGAGGAACTCCACCTTACTCCCCCACTGACCCCTCTCCTCCAATGGCCTTTCTGCAGTCTTCCTCTCCTTTTTCATCTCTTCTTCCTCTGTCATATTCCACTCTTACTGTCTGCCCTTCTTCGGTGCTCTCCGGTGCTGGCCTTGTCCTTACTAATGAGTGACAGGTCCATATTAAAGAATCACCATGTCATGCTACGCGgagcagaggaaccaaaagcagacacgGGGGTGTGGAAAAAGGCAGGTTTACTGGCAGAtgaagggagagacagagcgtaatccaaaacAGGCCaagatcaaaaaccagggggtcagtccacagAGGCAAAAGTACTAGAGCTGATCCAAAAGAAGAGACCAAAAAGCAGGCATGGGTCATAAACAGGAATTccagaaacaaaaccaaaccgACAGGAAAATACCAGGACAGAATGCCAGAAGGGCAAGGTCCCAGGAAACAAGGACTCGGgaataagggggctagaaccGGGGGAAGGAATGAATGGGTACGGGACTCAAaccaggacaagacgaactagcaaggtgtaactgaaaaggac encodes:
- the LOC133108230 gene encoding sodium- and chloride-dependent GABA transporter 2-like, translating into MTEEEEMKKERKTAERPLEERGQWGSKVEFLLVVAGNIVGLGKVWRFPYLCYKNRGGAFLVPYLVFVVTCGIPLFLLETAMGQYTQEGAITCWRKLCPLAEGVGYGGQLILIYSCMCYIIILAWALFYLYFSFSSELPLASCSNTWNSGYSLCFSNQNLIANWTKQPNNSSSAATEFWETRVLLISGGIDEVGSVRWELLLCLIFMWVICYFCIWKGVKSTGKRIRSESMERSAEGMNKERETAKRPLEERGQWGSKVEFLLAVAGNIVGLGNVWRFPYLCYKNGGGEWEYK